The DNA window AGTAATTTCCTTCGGTTTTTCCGTTGAATCTGGTCCGAGATCGATTGACACGTTTAGGTCCTTTGGTTGATAGGGCGCCGTTGCCTTGCCTGTCTAAATTACCGCTTTTTAGCAACTATTGCCTGTCGGCATAGGCTAAAGGAGTGAGTTTACTAATCCGGCCCCTTAAATTAGGTGAGAGCCTGATTGACTACCAGCAAGCCTGGGATTTGCAACGAAAGATTCACGCCTCGGTGGTCGCTGGTGAAGTTCCTGATCAGGTTTTGTTACTAGAACATGCATCCGTTTACACCGCGGGCCGGCGGACCGAGCTTGGCGATCGCCCGATTGATGGCACGCCCGTCGTTGATGTAGACCGGGGTGGCAAAATCACTTGGCACGGTCCAGGTCAGCTAGTTGGATATCCGATTGTCCATTTACCGAGTCCGATGGACGTGGTTTCACATGTTCGTCGGCTTGAAGAAGTGCTTATTGGGGTTTGCACAGATTTCGGTTTAGAAACTTCTCGAATTAAAGGTAGGAGCGGCGTCTGGGTGGCTGATGAAAGAGGTGAGCGAAAGCTGGCTGCCATCGGGGTTCGGGTAGCGCAGGGCGTCACCATGCATGGCTTTGCCTTGAACTGTTCAAATGAATTAGTCGAGTTCAGCAAGATAGTGCCTTGTGGCATATCGGATGCCGGGGTGAGCACACTTTCAATTGAACTTGGACGCTCGGTAACCCCGCTGCAGATACTTGGCCCCATAAGCAAGCATTTAGATCAGGTCTTTGATGACGTAACTGCCCCGAAGCCCGCGCCGGTGACCGCGTAAGATTGACCTGTGACCGACTCGTCAAAACCAAACCCGCCTCGCCTTCTTCGCATTGAGGCGCGCAATGCGCTTACTCCAATTGAGCGCAAACCCGAGTGGATTAAGACGCGGGTCAAGACTGGTCCTGAATACACCGAAATCTTGAGTCTGGTAAAGCGCGAAGGATTACACACCGTTTG is part of the Actinomycetota bacterium genome and encodes:
- the lipB gene encoding lipoyl(octanoyl) transferase LipB; translation: MSLLIRPLKLGESLIDYQQAWDLQRKIHASVVAGEVPDQVLLLEHASVYTAGRRTELGDRPIDGTPVVDVDRGGKITWHGPGQLVGYPIVHLPSPMDVVSHVRRLEEVLIGVCTDFGLETSRIKGRSGVWVADERGERKLAAIGVRVAQGVTMHGFALNCSNELVEFSKIVPCGISDAGVSTLSIELGRSVTPLQILGPISKHLDQVFDDVTAPKPAPVTA